In the genome of Enterococcus gilvus ATCC BAA-350, one region contains:
- a CDS encoding helix-turn-helix domain-containing protein — translation MEPILFLTSNVDNEQETYKQLRSLGYEAFLTTALVNHWEKKQKFPEMAYDFSIVLFSNTFSLKKIIRMISTLKRQSDVTCLLKVEKIPTAKEKGYLNEIGIVDVICENSILATQADILENVEGHYLPTTYIEEGNTDSSVTYNDLFVQQLDPTCRRIYQILLEEKGKAINRNDLSNRLWRKCDNSTLSQMSSKIRKLNSKIQQYFGIEKAIMTEWGVGYFLSKSFCRRYFSPNRIE, via the coding sequence ATGGAGCCAATATTGTTCTTAACAAGCAACGTAGATAATGAACAAGAAACCTATAAACAATTACGAAGTTTAGGGTATGAGGCATTTTTGACGACTGCGCTTGTGAATCATTGGGAAAAGAAACAAAAATTCCCTGAAATGGCATACGATTTTTCAATTGTACTATTTAGTAATACCTTTTCGCTAAAAAAGATAATTAGAATGATTTCAACGTTGAAGAGACAAAGTGATGTTACATGTTTACTAAAAGTTGAAAAAATTCCTACGGCTAAGGAAAAGGGGTATTTGAATGAAATCGGAATAGTTGATGTGATATGTGAAAATTCAATTTTAGCTACACAGGCTGATATTTTAGAAAACGTTGAAGGACATTATTTGCCAACTACTTATATTGAAGAGGGGAATACTGATAGTTCTGTTACTTATAATGACCTTTTTGTCCAACAGTTAGACCCGACTTGTAGAAGAATCTATCAAATTTTGTTAGAGGAAAAGGGAAAAGCTATAAATAGAAATGATCTATCTAATCGTCTTTGGAGGAAATGCGATAATTCTACACTAAGTCAAATGTCTTCTAAAATAAGAAAACTAAATAGTAAAATTCAACAATATTTTGGAATTGAAAAGGCTATTATGACGGAATGGGGGGTTGGATATTTTCTCAGCAAATCTTTTTGCAGAAGGTATTTCAGTCCAAATCGAATTGAATAG
- a CDS encoding transposase, producing the protein MPKRYTKEFKETILELHNQGKSARQLSLEYEVGYSTILKWVQGAIITSPGGLTPAEAKALRKQLNEKDE; encoded by the coding sequence ATGCCAAAACGCTACACGAAAGAATTTAAAGAAACAATTTTAGAGTTGCACAACCAAGGTAAATCAGCACGCCAATTATCTTTAGAATATGAAGTTGGATATTCTACTATACTGAAATGGGTCCAAGGAGCCATTATAACAAGTCCTGGCGGACTTACTCCAGCTGAAGCAAAAGCCTTAAGAAAGCAATTAAATGAAAAAGACGAGTAA
- a CDS encoding IS3 family transposase, which produces MADITDIHTLEDGWCYFSTIMDLHSRKIIGYHFDCHMTTAIVEKALEDAVSNRNVVNGQILHTNLGSQYKSNEYEKRLKELTITHSYSREGCPYDNAGIESFHVLLKKEHVYQRPTYQTFEGARRQIFSYVQGFYNTRRIRSVLTYLSPVAFEKKYLLLNIKKLS; this is translated from the coding sequence GTGGCTGATATCACAGATATTCATACATTAGAAGATGGATGGTGCTATTTTTCAACCATCATGGATCTTCATTCAAGAAAAATTATTGGTTATCACTTCGATTGTCACATGACAACCGCTATTGTAGAAAAAGCCCTTGAAGACGCTGTTTCAAATAGAAACGTTGTAAATGGGCAGATTTTACATACCAATTTAGGTTCTCAGTATAAAAGTAATGAATACGAAAAAAGACTGAAAGAATTAACTATCACCCATTCCTACAGCCGTGAAGGCTGTCCCTACGATAACGCAGGAATTGAATCATTCCATGTATTATTGAAGAAAGAACATGTGTATCAACGGCCAACGTATCAAACTTTTGAGGGAGCAAGGCGACAAATTTTCAGTTACGTTCAAGGATTTTATAACACCCGTAGAATTCGCAGTGTTTTAACGTATTTGTCTCCGGTTGCATTTGAGAAAAAATACTTGCTGCTTAACATAAAAAAACTCTCGTAA
- a CDS encoding InlB B-repeat-containing protein has product MKKTKFSMLSTLAILTMSIVLQPIAVFAETPDSESNQMETTRFTTDLREKTDNQIDSSENIEKEHNESSSNMDQQEKSNETGDSYTAKNGDESSSIESQSETVSNPKITYNANGGTNSGTVKNDQIALNGTYTVGAVGTGTGELNFTAPDPKKQIFDGWNTDPNGSGDSYSAGQVVASWPYSEDTILYAQWATASTLSFNLNGAKGNSAPNSQFEKLGTVIKIPEIPSGLTASTANTTISGVWNTKADGTGTDYSPGSNYAFTADNMTLYLKIVANPADAEPILTFNLNGGSTTDSDLTNGIKTNADKSYTLTLPTSTPVRGGYKFNTWKINGSNYAAGSTVQIKYSTVAVAQWGPMQSVNYQQGLPIGSTDSVSNMPSNTRVAADGNWYTVPSNIPTRTSTDGKVYTFSHWRLDNSVDVYPGGRWRTNKSPSSWNFVAIWTSYDPVSQWTVSLNSNGATGGSAPYKYTNVSKGDSILIPGKGSLTKNNSTFVGWSDGTNIYYEGDSYKPTKDTTLVAQWSINGTQGTLKFLTQAKSGSNPAAVTDSSGTTITLPDIPLDNTAPSEGYVFWGWSSNKNASVPDYYAGNKYTLSSGVNTLYGVWTPTLSEYWTQIKVNKNGADGELPSGITSNNVYPLTSASEQYLFVVPEVTRTGYKLVGWTYSKDDKTYQPNDKILLGNLATTKNPGTLTAQWEAINYKISYDKGDATSGSVPDTGTTTVAYNKSYTLLENKGNLSKDGYTFIGWTDGSSIYTPGQNMSPDKDVVFKPAWKKNPSGGGSGTTGTVNIMYVALESGVTGDLPDSVSIKGNYTTSYTVSEPEANFSYPGYSFVGWYLLDSKGKEVDYSPGSTFIVGNDNLIFYAKWKKQAVIPENSYVVSFNGNGNTSGLVPNDLYVGKGKSTTLPNENTLVNKQYKDNNASTGTINTNDYIFVGWSKNKNAHAGDSDVLSKGASITPTTDEVYYAIWDLEAKDITLAYDGNGNTGGTPPSDMIEQRYTEKTIDGSNQGADLTKAIVESGQLVTYVFAGWNTQADGKGKDYFSGSIFNFSQNLKLYAKWIPTESTLKSRIIYLGNGNTSGDYIRYDDTDATSYTIKDNGNMAKNGYIFNGWNTQADGKGNTYNAGDSINTVDHDSLVLYAQWIKSEDGINVIYNGNGNTSGSLPKSFNGPKGSNVTLASSSDVSTLGLKKTGYMFAGWAKNVLGTGTQYVAGQTYPFNENTILYAIWAEDGNYIATPSSITYHPNYVGSAGTYDVKGYVDSTAAVDGSSVLHGHKVVAKEKNGGAYLGEDYSVASYTTTGLSSRSNYAFAGWSTDPKATEPMYSAQQVINLNTTDLNLYAVWTPGTYQIIYDKNASDATESMNNQIVTYDSETSLTLNKYIRPGYTFSGWNTKADGSGTPYTDGQSILNLVETGGSQKLYAQWKVNDYEVAFDKNATEATGTMSNQTFVYDKEQELTANAYARPGYTFSGWNTKADGTGTTYNNKQSVKNLTTKSGDIVTLYAQWKANGYEVAFDKNATEATGSMSNQAFVYDKEQGLTANAYARPGYTFSGWNTKADGTGTTYNDKQSVKNLTTKSGDTVTLYAQWLGNESNNILFDLNAGGDTSAATDQTTITNLATGSTYDLSKGIKDATRKGYAFTGWFTSATGTDKMPNSLVVPNGNTTYYAQWKANDYEVAFDKNATEATGTMSNQAFVYDKEQGLTANAYARPGYTFSGWNTKADGTGTTYNDKQSVKNLTTKSGDTVTLYAQWLGNESNNILFDLNAGGDTSAATDQTTITNLATGSTYDLSKGIKDATRKGYAFTGWFTSETGTDKMPNSLVVPNGNTTYYAQWKANDYEVAFDKNATEATGTMSNQAFVYDKEQGLTANAYARPGYTFSGWNTKADGTGTTYNNKQSVKNLTTKSGDTVTL; this is encoded by the coding sequence ATGAAAAAAACAAAATTCAGTATGCTCAGTACTTTGGCTATTTTAACTATGAGTATTGTTCTACAGCCAATAGCTGTATTTGCTGAAACCCCTGATAGTGAAAGTAATCAAATGGAAACAACAAGATTTACTACTGATTTGAGAGAGAAGACAGATAATCAAATAGATTCGTCCGAAAATATCGAAAAAGAGCACAACGAGAGCAGTTCCAATATGGATCAGCAAGAAAAGTCTAATGAAACAGGCGATTCTTATACTGCTAAAAACGGAGACGAATCTTCATCAATAGAATCACAATCTGAGACCGTAAGTAATCCTAAAATCACTTACAATGCTAATGGTGGAACAAACTCTGGTACTGTTAAAAATGATCAAATCGCACTTAATGGAACTTACACTGTAGGGGCTGTTGGGACAGGTACTGGAGAATTAAATTTTACGGCACCAGATCCAAAAAAACAAATTTTTGATGGATGGAATACAGATCCTAATGGGAGCGGTGATAGTTACTCTGCTGGACAAGTAGTTGCCTCTTGGCCATATAGTGAGGATACAATACTATATGCTCAGTGGGCTACTGCCTCTACACTATCTTTCAATTTGAATGGAGCGAAAGGAAATTCGGCACCTAACAGTCAATTTGAAAAATTAGGGACAGTCATAAAAATTCCGGAAATACCTTCAGGGCTAACAGCTTCAACAGCTAATACAACTATTTCGGGGGTATGGAATACTAAAGCAGATGGAACGGGGACAGACTATTCACCGGGCAGCAATTACGCTTTTACTGCTGATAATATGACGCTATATTTAAAAATTGTTGCAAATCCTGCAGATGCTGAACCAATTTTAACTTTTAATCTTAATGGTGGTAGTACGACAGATAGTGACCTAACAAATGGAATCAAGACTAACGCAGACAAAAGTTATACATTAACTCTTCCAACGAGTACACCAGTAAGAGGAGGCTATAAATTTAATACATGGAAAATAAATGGATCTAATTACGCTGCTGGATCAACCGTACAAATTAAATATTCAACTGTTGCTGTGGCGCAGTGGGGACCTATGCAAAGTGTTAATTATCAGCAAGGACTGCCTATTGGCTCCACAGATTCTGTATCTAATATGCCCAGCAACACAAGAGTTGCTGCAGACGGTAATTGGTATACTGTCCCATCAAATATTCCTACTAGAACAAGTACAGATGGCAAGGTGTATACATTTAGCCATTGGAGATTAGATAATAGTGTAGATGTCTACCCTGGAGGTAGGTGGCGAACAAACAAGAGCCCTTCATCATGGAACTTTGTTGCAATTTGGACATCTTATGATCCCGTTTCTCAATGGACTGTATCCCTGAATAGCAATGGGGCTACTGGAGGATCTGCACCTTACAAATATACTAATGTAAGTAAAGGTGATTCAATTTTAATACCTGGCAAAGGTTCCTTAACAAAAAATAATTCTACATTTGTAGGTTGGTCAGACGGAACCAACATTTATTATGAAGGTGATTCTTATAAGCCTACAAAAGACACTACACTAGTTGCTCAATGGTCAATCAACGGAACTCAAGGAACATTAAAGTTTTTAACACAAGCCAAATCAGGTAGTAATCCCGCTGCTGTAACAGATTCATCAGGTACAACTATCACTTTGCCTGATATACCATTAGATAACACAGCACCTTCAGAAGGATACGTTTTTTGGGGATGGTCATCAAATAAAAATGCCTCTGTTCCAGATTACTATGCAGGAAATAAGTATACATTATCGTCTGGAGTTAATACGCTATATGGGGTGTGGACTCCTACTTTATCAGAATATTGGACGCAAATAAAAGTTAACAAAAATGGTGCCGATGGTGAACTTCCTTCAGGAATAACATCAAATAATGTATATCCATTAACTAGTGCCTCTGAACAATATCTTTTCGTAGTGCCCGAAGTAACTCGAACAGGATACAAACTAGTTGGATGGACTTATAGTAAAGACGACAAAACCTATCAACCAAATGATAAAATTTTACTAGGGAATCTAGCTACAACAAAAAATCCAGGGACTTTAACTGCACAATGGGAAGCAATAAATTACAAAATATCTTATGATAAGGGAGATGCAACGAGTGGGAGTGTACCTGATACAGGTACGACTACAGTTGCCTATAACAAATCTTATACTCTGTTAGAAAATAAAGGAAATTTATCTAAAGATGGATATACTTTTATTGGCTGGACAGATGGTTCCAGTATCTATACACCAGGTCAAAATATGTCTCCTGATAAGGATGTCGTTTTTAAACCTGCATGGAAAAAAAATCCGAGTGGCGGTGGTAGTGGAACTACTGGAACTGTAAATATCATGTATGTTGCTTTAGAAAGTGGTGTCACAGGAGATTTGCCTGATTCAGTATCTATCAAAGGAAACTATACAACTAGTTATACCGTTTCAGAACCTGAAGCAAACTTCTCGTATCCCGGATATAGTTTTGTCGGATGGTATTTGTTAGATTCTAAAGGAAAGGAAGTAGATTATTCACCCGGATCAACATTTATTGTAGGAAATGATAATTTAATCTTCTATGCAAAATGGAAAAAACAAGCCGTTATACCAGAAAATTCATATGTCGTTTCATTCAACGGAAATGGAAATACCTCTGGATTAGTTCCAAATGATCTTTACGTTGGAAAAGGTAAAAGTACTACTTTACCAAATGAAAACACTTTGGTTAACAAGCAATATAAAGATAATAACGCTTCTACTGGAACAATCAATACGAATGATTATATTTTTGTCGGGTGGAGCAAAAATAAAAATGCTCATGCAGGTGATTCGGATGTATTATCAAAAGGAGCGTCTATCACACCTACTACTGATGAAGTATATTACGCAATATGGGATTTAGAGGCAAAAGATATCACTTTAGCTTATGATGGTAATGGAAATACAGGGGGAACGCCACCTTCTGACATGATAGAACAACGTTATACAGAAAAAACAATTGATGGTTCCAATCAAGGAGCCGACTTGACTAAAGCCATTGTTGAATCTGGTCAGTTAGTTACTTATGTATTTGCTGGTTGGAATACTCAGGCTGATGGAAAAGGTAAAGATTACTTTTCTGGATCTATTTTTAATTTTAGTCAAAATTTAAAATTATATGCAAAATGGATACCAACAGAATCTACTTTAAAATCCAGAATAATTTATTTAGGAAACGGGAATACTTCGGGAGATTATATTCGGTATGATGATACGGATGCAACATCTTATACTATAAAAGATAATGGGAATATGGCTAAAAACGGATATATATTCAACGGATGGAATACTCAAGCTGACGGAAAAGGGAATACTTATAATGCTGGAGACAGTATCAATACAGTTGATCATGATAGTCTAGTTTTATATGCCCAATGGATTAAGTCAGAAGATGGAATAAACGTTATATATAATGGGAATGGGAACACTTCGGGTTCTCTTCCAAAATCTTTTAATGGTCCTAAAGGATCTAATGTAACTTTAGCAAGTTCTTCTGATGTCTCTACACTAGGACTTAAAAAAACAGGATATATGTTTGCAGGATGGGCTAAAAATGTATTAGGAACGGGTACTCAGTACGTAGCTGGTCAAACGTATCCTTTTAATGAAAATACTATTTTATATGCTATTTGGGCAGAAGATGGAAATTATATAGCAACGCCATCTAGTATAACCTATCATCCAAATTATGTTGGTTCGGCAGGAACCTATGACGTTAAAGGGTATGTAGATAGTACAGCTGCTGTTGATGGTTCTTCAGTCCTCCATGGACATAAAGTTGTAGCTAAAGAAAAAAATGGAGGAGCTTATCTTGGTGAAGATTACTCCGTAGCTTCTTATACCACGACGGGGCTTTCAAGTAGATCTAATTATGCGTTTGCTGGTTGGTCTACAGATCCCAAGGCGACAGAACCAATGTATTCTGCACAACAAGTAATTAATTTGAATACAACTGATCTAAATTTATATGCCGTATGGACACCAGGCACTTATCAAATTATCTATGATAAGAATGCTTCAGATGCTACGGAGTCAATGAACAATCAAATCGTTACTTATGATTCTGAAACAAGTTTAACTTTAAATAAGTACATTCGTCCTGGGTACACCTTTAGTGGCTGGAACACCAAAGCAGATGGTTCTGGAACACCTTATACAGACGGACAAAGTATATTGAATCTAGTAGAAACTGGTGGGAGTCAAAAACTATACGCGCAATGGAAAGTAAATGATTATGAAGTAGCGTTTGATAAGAATGCAACAGAAGCAACAGGCACAATGAGCAACCAAACTTTTGTCTACGACAAAGAACAAGAATTGACAGCCAATGCCTATGCTCGTCCTGGGTACACCTTTAGTGGTTGGAACACCAAAGCAGATGGTACAGGAACGACCTATAACAATAAACAAAGCGTTAAAAACTTGACTACAAAATCCGGAGACATTGTCACCTTGTATGCGCAATGGAAAGCGAATGGTTATGAAGTAGCGTTTGATAAGAATGCAACAGAAGCGACAGGCTCGATGAGTAACCAAGCCTTTGTCTACGACAAAGAACAAGGATTGACAGCCAATGCCTATGCTCGTCCGGGGTACACCTTTAGTGGTTGGAACACCAAAGCAGATGGTACAGGAACGACCTATAACGATAAACAAAGCGTTAAAAACTTGACTACAAAATCCGGAGACACCGTCACCTTGTATGCACAGTGGTTAGGGAATGAAAGTAACAATATTCTGTTTGATTTAAATGCAGGTGGGGATACCTCTGCAGCAACAGATCAAACAACCATTACCAATCTGGCGACGGGCTCAACGTATGACTTATCTAAAGGAATTAAAGATGCGACACGTAAAGGCTATGCCTTTACCGGTTGGTTCACTTCTGCAACAGGAACAGATAAAATGCCGAATTCGTTAGTTGTGCCAAATGGAAATACTACTTATTATGCACAATGGAAAGCGAATGATTATGAAGTAGCGTTTGATAAGAATGCAACAGAAGCGACAGGCACGATGAGTAACCAAGCCTTTGTCTATGACAAAGAACAAGGATTGACAGCCAATGCCTATGCTCGTCCGGGGTACACCTTTAGTGGTTGGAACACCAAAGCAGATGGTACAGGAACGACCTATAACGATAAACAAAGCGTTAAAAACTTGACTACAAAATCCGGAGACACCGTCACCTTGTATGCACAGTGGTTAGGGAATGAAAGTAACAATATTCTGTTTGATTTAAATGCAGGTGGGGATACCTCTGCAGCAACAGATCAAACAACCATTACCAATCTGGCGACGGGCTCAACGTATGACTTATCTAAAGGAATTAAAGATGCGACACGTAAAGGCTATGCCTTTACCGGTTGGTTCACTTCTGAAACAGGAACAGATAAAATGCCGAATTCGTTAGTTGTGCCAAATGGAAATACTACGTATTATGCACAATGGAAAGCGAATGATTATGAAGTAGCGTTTGATAAGAATGCAACAGAAGCAACAGGCACGATGAGTAACCAAGCCTTTGTCTACGACAAAGAACAAGGATTGACAGCCAATGCCTATGCTCGTCCGGGGTACACCTTTAGTGGTTGGAACACCAAAGCAGATGGTACAGGAACGACCTATAACAATAAACAAAGCGTTAAAAACTTGACTACAAAATCCGGAGACACCGTCACCTTGTA
- a CDS encoding tyrosine-type recombinase/integrase: MSKKGENIYKRKDNRWEGRYKKGRKENGTIQYGYVYGKTYSEVKERLYTEKFKYLSIIETNGECTLTYQSYCLKWLERRKIVLKKSTYATYLYKLKKYVFPYIGERPLNQISRETIQTMIATWIDQSLQATTIHVTYQIMKQPLYEAYQEELIAKFPCKNVLLPKRQPQKIKSISRLEEVKIEKQAKKLSLTKALPVLLALKSGLRIGEVAALRWEDVDLNKRLIKIKSTYQRIPYPNGNEKSELLLAPAKTHNSAREIPISPNLYKWLKRGYKKAVGPFVCSETQWPKEPRLLTYHFHQLLKKCGLEGIHFHQLRHTFATRCLEAQGNITAISALLGHASAKMTLDTYTDADIISLRETILKKERVENKLSA; the protein is encoded by the coding sequence ATGTCAAAAAAAGGAGAAAATATTTACAAAAGGAAAGATAACCGCTGGGAGGGAAGATATAAAAAAGGGAGAAAAGAAAATGGAACCATTCAATATGGTTACGTATACGGTAAGACCTATTCTGAAGTGAAAGAACGTTTGTATACAGAGAAATTTAAGTATCTATCTATTATCGAAACAAATGGGGAGTGTACTCTGACCTATCAATCTTACTGCTTAAAATGGTTAGAAAGAAGAAAAATAGTCTTAAAAAAATCTACTTATGCTACGTATCTATATAAATTAAAGAAATATGTTTTTCCTTATATCGGAGAACGACCATTAAATCAAATTTCAAGAGAAACCATTCAGACAATGATTGCTACTTGGATCGACCAGTCCTTACAAGCGACTACGATTCACGTGACCTATCAAATAATGAAACAACCTTTATATGAAGCGTATCAAGAAGAATTGATCGCTAAATTTCCTTGTAAGAACGTTCTCTTGCCTAAAAGACAGCCCCAAAAAATCAAATCTATCTCCAGGCTGGAAGAAGTCAAGATAGAGAAACAAGCTAAGAAGCTGTCACTAACAAAAGCACTTCCTGTTTTATTAGCTTTGAAATCAGGCTTACGTATTGGAGAGGTTGCGGCGCTGAGATGGGAAGACGTAGATTTGAACAAGCGTCTGATTAAAATTAAAAGTACCTACCAGAGAATTCCCTATCCAAATGGGAATGAAAAATCAGAGTTACTATTGGCTCCTGCCAAGACGCACAATTCTGCTCGTGAAATTCCTATAAGTCCCAATCTATATAAATGGTTGAAAAGAGGGTATAAAAAAGCAGTAGGTCCCTTCGTTTGTTCGGAGACCCAATGGCCCAAAGAACCGAGACTACTCACCTACCATTTCCACCAACTGTTAAAGAAATGTGGATTGGAAGGTATTCATTTCCACCAATTAAGGCATACGTTTGCGACAAGGTGTCTGGAAGCACAAGGGAACATCACCGCAATTAGTGCCCTGTTAGGGCATGCTTCCGCTAAAATGACGCTGGATACGTACACAGATGCAGATATTATTAGTTTGAGAGAAACTATTTTGAAGAAAGAACGTGTGGAGAATAAACTATCTGCCTAA